The DNA segment tttaatcaagatgaattccatgggcctcagtgtttatatatcagtgacctgaaacaagcttcaacttatatctaatgtcactgatctcactgcagtccttgaatcatacttgactgtagtacttgatcacattcagtcatctgggttaaataatatgtatttaggctataattttagcttttcaagagttaacagggaaatgaaatcccattagacttctaacccctgcaactctagtacgggacatccgtcctgtatgaacagatgcacaaatgtgtgactactaactactaacatcaaattaatctaataattcgaaggaggagtatcagtgttcgtctgttctaaataggactgcgacccatgagcagccccccggggaattatgttgGAAAACCCAACGCTATTTAATTATATTCAATACAGTAGGCAGATAACATTGCTGCtgccgttgtatacacaagttaacccatagaaaatgtagcttgtagtggaattttccgtcaatagaaaatgggatatcattgccacatagtactataaattcaccagctattctgttgggaattattcttaaatacagtagtctttggacttattacatcataaaaactTCTTATTTGAATTAACTactagtatcaaaatagagtaaatgtgacccttctatcatttattgacatctggacaaggagagccatGGCGTCAGATGGTGAGGAGGTCAGCCATGATTTAAGACCATAGTGGCAGGAGCGAATTCAGTTCCTATAGTTCTCTTGGACGAAATGATATAGAGATCAAATTAGAGCTCtatcatcatcaacacgcagtcaacacaaacaagggaagtgtcgtacccaaacccgtttatctaatcatttctggtcaGTTAATGTTAAGTAGATATAGGGCAAACCGGTTAGGATGCAAATGAGCCACTAAATACAGGTAATtaggccttggtccttatctaataatatataaatgttttcTCTGATACAGCTGTCATGTATTAGGATTCCAGCTTTTCAGCTAGTGCCCTTTAACAGGACCAAAAAGATGAaggaagaattaatcttggtacatcagttacttgggtgatggaagctagcctctcacgaggataatttggtgtcgacatcctagttatacctggtggactaagcctaccatacaataagataaggcacctccaattttattaactaatatatgtagtttaatacagtattttgattggctgcatatataaaaatttaatataaaccccctccTAATGTGTAAAGATCGGTTtgggagattattgcagaaatacagtccgctaaacatcatacaaattgctatcgaaatatataaattaacgtatatataaattctatatatattcatataaattaaataaatataaatctcacaggtccgttcccacaccagatgctgctgctgatgctgttaatgaaacacccggtgctgctgctggtggtgatgaaaCAGTCggggctgctgctggtggtgatgaaacacccggtgctgctgctggtggtgatgaaaCAGTCGAGGCTGCTTCTGTTGGTAATGAAAATACCGGTACTGCTTCTGCTGCTGGTTATGATGAAACAGTCGTACTGCAGTTGCTGTATATGAAAAAGTCGGTTCTGCTGCTGTTGACGACGAAACAGtcagtactgctgctgctgttgatgaaaCAGtcggtgctcctgctgctggtgatgAAACACCTagtgctactgctgctggtgatgaTAAAACACCCGGttctgctgctgttgcttgtgAAACAGTCGGTGCTGCTGTTGATGAAACAcccattgctgctgctgctggtggtgatgaaaCACCCTGTGCAGCTGCTGCTGGTGATGTAacagttggtgctgctgctgatggGGAAGAAACAgtcggtgctgctgctgctggtgataaAACATCCGGTGCTGCTGCTTATGGTGATGAAACacccggtgctgctgctggtgaggaAACAGtcggtgttactgctgctgttgatgaAACAACTTGGTGGTGATAAAACACCCGGTGCAGTTGCTGCTGGTGATTACacccggtgctgctgctgctgctggtgaggaAACAGTCGGTGCTCCTGCTGATGATGATGAAACAGTCggggctgctgttgctgttgatgaAACGCCCAGTGCAGCTGTTACTGTTGATGAAACATCAGGTGCAGCTGGTGTTGGTGATGACACTCAGGGTGCTTCTGCTGCTGGCGAGGAAACAGTCGGTGCTGCTGCTGGTAATGAAACACGTTGAGCTGCTGGTGCTTGCGATAATACacccggtgctgctgctggtagtggtgaaacacccggtgctgctgctgcttgggaTAATACACCCGGTGCTGCTACTGGTAGTGGTGAAACAcccggtgctgctggtggtggtgttgaaacacccggtgctgctgctgcttgggaTAATACACCCGGTGCTGCCGCTGCTGGTGATGAAACTCCCGGTGCTGCAGCTGGTAGTTGTGAAACAcccagtgctgctgctgcttgggaTAATACACCCGGTGCGGCAGCTGGTAGTTGTGAAACacccggtgctgctgctgcttgggaTAATACACCCGGTGCTGCTGCTGATAGTGGTGAAACacccggtgctgctgctggtggtgatgaaacacccggtgctgctgctgcttgggaTAATACacccggtgctgctgctgctggtgatgaaACTCCCGGTGCTGCAGCTGGTAGTTGTGAAACAcccagtgctgctgctgcttgggaTAATACACCCGGTGCGGCAGCTGGTAGTTGTGAAACacccggtgctgctgctgcttgggaTAATACacccggtgctgctgctgctggtgatgaaACTCCCGGcgctgctgctggtagtggtgaaacacccagtgctgctgctggtggtgatgaaacacccggtgctgctgctggtggtgatgaaacagtcggtgctgctgctactgttgatgAAATAaccggtgctggtggtggtggtgttgaaacacccagtgctgctgctggtggtgatgaaaCAGTCAGTTCAACTGCTGCTGTTAATGAAACAGtcggtgctgctgcttgtggtgaTGAAACAGTCGGTTGCgctgctggtggtgatgaaacacccggtgctgctgctgctgctgctgttggtgatgAAACTCCCAGTGGTGCTGCTGATACTGGTGATGAAACGTCCGGTgcagctgctggtggtgatgaATCTCCCGGTGGTGCTGCTGATACTGGTGATGAAACGTACGGTGCAGCAAGTGCTGGGGATGAAACAGTCAGTACAACTGCTGCTGTCAATGAAACAgtcggtgctgctgctggtgatgatGAAACAgtcggtgctgctgctggtgatgatGAAACAgtcggtgctgctgctggtggcgaAACAAACgaagctgctgttgctggtggtgatgaaACACCagatgctactgctgctgttaatGAGACAcccggtgctgctggtggtgatgaaacagtcggtgttgttgctgctggtgatgAAACAgtcggtgttgctgctgctgctggtgatgatATAAAACATGGTGCTGCTGCTGATAGGGAAGAAACAgtcggtgttgctgctgctgttgatgaaaCAGTTGGGGTTGCTGCTGGTGATTATGAAACAgtcggtgctgctggtggtggtgatgaaacagtcggtgctgctggtggtggtggtgaaacacccggtgctgctgctggtggtggtgatgaaacagttggtgttgctgctggtgatgATGAAACAgtcggtgctgctggtggtggtgatgaaacagtcggtgctgctggtggtggtggtgaaacaCCCGGTGCTGGTGATGATGAAACAgtcggtgttgctgctggtggtgaagAAACACCCGGTGCTGGTGATGATGAAACAGTCGGTGTTGCTGTTTGTGATGCAACACTCGGTGCTGCTGCTGTTAATGAAACAgtgggtggtgctgctgctgttgataaaACAGTCGGTGTTCCTGCTGGTGCCTATGAAACAgtgggtgctgttgctgctggtgatgAAACAAACgaagctgctgttgctggtggtgatgaaACACCagatgctactgctgctgttaatGAGACAcccggtgctgctggtggtgatgaaacagtcggtgttgttgctgctggtgatgAAACAgtcggtgttgctgctgctgctggtgatgatATAaaacctggtgctgctgctgatagGGAAGAAACAgtcggtgttgctgctgctgttgatgaaaCAGTTGGAGTTGCTGCTGGTGATTATGAAACAgtcggtgctgctggtggtggtgatgaaacagtcggtgctgctggtggtggtggtgaaacacccggtgctgctgctggtggtggtgatgaaacagttggtgttgctgctggtgatgATGAAACAgtcggtgctgctggtggtggtgatgaaacagtcggtgctgctggtggtggtggtgaaacaCCCGGTGCTGGTGATGATGAAACAgtcggtgttgctgctggtggtgaagAAACACCCGGTGCTGGTGATGATGAAACAGTCGGTGTTGCTGTTTGTGATGCAACACTCGGTGCTGCTGCTGTTAATGAAACAgtgggtggtgctgctgctgttgatgaaaCAGTCGGTGTTCCTGCTGGTGCCTATGAAACAgtgggtgctgttgctgctggtgatgAAACAAACgaagctgctgttgctggtggtgatgaaACACCagatgctactgctgctgttaatGAGACAcccggtgatgctggtggtgatgatgaaacagtcggtgctcctgctgctggtgatgAAACAGtcggtgctgctgctactggggATGAAACAGTCGGTGACTCTCCTGCTGGTGTTGAAACtcccggtgctgctgctgttgatgatgAAACACAAGGTTCTGCTGCTATTGCTTGTGAAACAGTCTGGGCAGCTGCTCCTGTTGATGAAACAccaagtgctgctgctgctgctgctggtgatgaaACACCCCGTGCAACTGCTGCTGGTGATGAAACAGTCggtgctgctgctcctggtgATGATGAAACACCCGGTGCTGTAGCTAATGGTGAGGAATCAgtaggtgttgctgctggtggtggcgaTGAGACACCCGGTGCTGCTGCTGCAAATGGTGACGAAACAgtaggtgttgctgctgctgctgctcctggtggCGATGAAATacccggtgctgctgctgctggtgatgaaacagtcggtgttgctgctgctggtgatgaaacagtcggtgttgctgctgctgttgatgaaacagtcggtgttgctgctgctggtgatgaaACAGTCGGTGCTGCGCCTGCTGGTGATGAAACAGTCGGTGCTGATGCTGTTGCTGGTGATGATATAcaacctggtgctgctgctggtggggaaGAAACAgtcggtgttgctgctgctgttgatgaaacagtcggtgttgctgctgctgctggtgatgatATAaaacctggtgctgctgctgatagGGAAGAAACAgtcggtgttgctgctgctgttgatgaaacagttggtgttgctgctgctgttgatgaaacagtcggtgttgctgctgctgttgatgaaacagttggtgttgctgctgctgttgatgaaacagtcggtgttgctgctgctgttgatgaaacacacggtgctgctgctggtggtgatgaaacagtcggtgttgctggtggtggtgataaaacacccggtgctgctgctggtgatgaaACAGTCGGTGCTGCGCCGCTGGTGATGAAACAGTCGGTGTTGATGCTGCTgttgatgaaacacccggtgctgctgctgctggtgatgaaACAGTCGGTGCTGCGCCTGCTGGTGATGAAACAGTCGGTGCTGATGCTGTTGGTGATAAAACACccggtgctgctgctggggatgaaacacccggtgctgctgctgctggtgatgaaacagtcggtgttgctgctgctgttgatggaGCAACCGGTGCTTCTGCTGGTGATGATGAAACACCCGGTGcagttgctggtggtggtaacaCCCAGTGCAGCTGCTGTTGGTGATGAAACAcacggtgctgctgctgctgctggtgaggaAACAGTCGGTGCTGCTGCTGGTCATGATGAAACAGTCAGTGCTGCTTTTAGAGTCAAATAGGgactctacatccaacgaggttCTTATCCCCGTGGTCTGCGCTCCCCGCAGTAGgtcaacaaattccttgggagacttcaggctgaaagcacaaggtatgtaaggagtcagcaacccgttgagtcgtttagccagtctgtatgtgggtgtgggttcgGCTGATGATTAGCCGAAGTGGGTTTCAAGGTTTGTGAGTCTTGACATttctctttcctttcctttctctcttctctctttttttctgttcattgttttctcttacgttcccttactaccttcttattcctattactatctccttctcgttcggtggttataataggagctgcctcgtatgggccaaaaggccctctgcagttcttatacCTACTACTACACCTTACCTTGCTTCTCACctctctcgtgcctatttattgcctgcatctattTCCTCatcaccacgggagacatctcccgtcacgcaggatgcagtcgcacctccatagatctccagtatcagctcttgatactggtaatggctcaaaagcccgccacttacgggctattcatgcccgtgccaccttttaggtggcttaatctttatcaatcaattccTCATCACTCGAACATTTAatcacgggggagacatctcccgtcacgcagggtgcagtcgcacctccacagatcttgagtatcagctcttgatactggtaatggctcaaaagagccaccaccgacgggctatttatgcccgtgccaccttttgggtggcttaatcttcatcaatcaatcaattcctcatcacaatcgacttgagaatggtccaggacggatcgaaacgtcgtcgtcccttcaccttctagtgtgtggtctggtcaacatactttagccacgttattgtgactcatcgcctgcatatggataccacacgttagcgtcttactctgtttaatttcttcgATGCTCTACCTTCCTTTAATTAAACagccttttcgcgcctttgaatcttcccttcttgccgccaagcgtcgaaagaaccagctcaggtttcttagagactgtcttgctgagcaagtttCTCCCTCCTTCTTTATTTCACTTTCTCCggttcaacacttcgggatctccttttCCTGAAaatgcccgccttcttcttcaagaacttattcatgccacctccttgcaagttgatgAGGCTTTTCTAGCTGTTCGTCAACATCAACGCTTTCTATCCTCTTCttttcccagtgatctatgcaatatcatttttccaattgcatttgacactgctcacgtctcctcttcccgccactcctccacactacacaacaaacttcaacgcttGATCTCCAGCAGTCCTTGGgctaaatactctctctctgactgtgttaccaatcTTTCATCCTAccctctttctaagcaccagcaagaacttcttggccTTGGTctttcttttgctacttcccctggcccacgctatGGCATTgacctcattagttcctttgacaggtttgtcaattctaactctagtactctttcggacttGTCTGCCTTTAGAAAGGCCCaaatccccgttcttgacagcttgttttctaaaaatcactaccatcctcgtcgcttccaacttgtccttgcctccctgaaatctagcaactctattcttatccttccttccgacaaaggcaattctgtggttgtccttgaccgtcaggactacctccgaaaagcagatgttttgctctctgactctcgcacttatgctcctctgacttctaactcTTTGGAtcacctcaaaacttcctttaaccgcaaactaagacagctttctaatctttgtcctcctgactttgatctcattatacGTCTccctgtcatctgcccttctcttccttatttctatcgtcttcctaagactcataaacctggtgttcctctttgtcctatcatttcttcacggggctgtcagctatcctcttgcctcctggctagcTAAAACCAAGACGCCTTactttggcactttttcccctgcccaccttcgtcactctcaggacttcatagaaagactgcgcatgcaaccctcttgtaagatgcttagtcttgatgtcgactctctgttcactaatgttccgctcgatgacgttctctctttccttagacagaaggcgtctgggggccttcttcctctccc comes from the Procambarus clarkii isolate CNS0578487 chromosome 73, FALCON_Pclarkii_2.0, whole genome shotgun sequence genome and includes:
- the LOC138356557 gene encoding mucin-22-like, which translates into the protein MDDLTLFENIYQARLDPLINEDKASPSTASPNIIPPEIKQFSDNISIVSVDSEKPIPEATKLTCLQTEINGEVEPVVENVNENSDNTNFPVQLPRDNAGNEKTVIHLVLQLLDLPQPDQTTDSLQSFSMEFESLLRTFSLKDDITTSEWITNVVFQRKLSSNILDELYTHLHNTFLTVQDITEGLHSIINKRRANEEVKASCEPSEIENNSQLKDAAADAVNETPGAAAGGDETVGAAAGGDETPGAAAGGDETVEAASVGNENTVAVYEKVGSAAVDDETVSTAAAVDETVGAPAAGDETPSATAAGDDKTPGSAAVACETVGAAVDETPIAAAAGGDETPCAAAAGDVTVGAAADGEETVGAAAAGDKTSGAAAYGDETPGAAAGEETLLLVITPGAAAAAGEETVGAPADDDETVGAAVAVDETPSAAVTVDETSGAAGVGDDTQGASAAGEETVAAGACDNTPGAAAGSGETPGAAAAWDNTPGAATGSGETPGAAGGGVETPGAAAAWDNTPGAAAAGDETPGAAAGSCETPSAAAAWDNTPGAAAGSCETPGAAAAWDNTPGAAADSGETPGAAAGGDETPGAAAAWDNTPGAAAAGDETPGAAAGSCETPSAAAAWDNTPGAAAGSCETPGAAAAWDNTPGAAAAGDETPGAAAGSGETPSAAAGGDETPGAAAGGDETVGAAATVDEITGAGGGGVETPSAAAGGDETVSSTAAVNETVGAAACGDETVGCAAGGDETPGAAAAAAVGDETPSGAADTGDETSGAAAGGDESPGGAADTGDETYGAASAGDETVSTTAAVNETVGAAAGDDETVGAAAGDDETVGAAAGGETNEAAVAGGDETPDATAAVNETPGAAGGDETVGVVAAGDETVGVAAAAGDDIKHGAAADREETVGVAAAVDETVGVAAGDYETVGAAGGGDETVGAAGGGGETPGAAAGGGDETVGVAAGDDETVGAAGGGDETVGAAGGGGETPGAGDDETVGVAAGGEETPGAGDDETVGVAVCDATLGAAAVNETVGGAAAVDKTVGVPAGAYETVGAVAAGDETNEAAVAGGDETPDATAAVNETPGAAGGDETVGVVAAGDETVGVAAAAGDDIKPGAAADREETVGVAAAVDETVGVAAGDYETVGAAGGGDETVGAAGGGGETPGAAAGGGDETVGVAAGDDETVGAAGGGDETVGAAGGGGETPGAGDDETVGVAAGGEETPGAGDDETVGVAVCDATLGAAAVNETVGGAAAVDETVGVPAGAYETVGAVAAGDETNEAAVAGGDETPDATAAVNETPGDAGGDDETVGAPAAGDETVGAAATGDETVGDSPAGVETPGAAAVDDETQGSAAIACETVWAAAPVDETPSAAAAAAGDETPRATAAGDETVGAAAPGDDETPGAVANGEESVGVAAGGGDETPGAAAANGDETVGVAAAAAPGGDEIPGAAAAGDETVGVAAAGDETVGVAAAVDETVGVAAAGDETVGAAPAGDETVGADAVAGDDIQPGAAAGGEETVGVAAAVDETVGVAAAAGDDIKPGAAADREETVGVAAAVDETVGVAAAVDETVVGVAGGGDKTPGAAAGDETVGAAPLVMKQSVLMLLLMKHPVLLLLVMKQSVLRLLVMKQSVLMLLVIKHPVLLLGMKHPVLLLLVMKQSVLLLLLMEQPVLLLVMMKHPVQLLVVVTPSAAAVGDETHGAAAAAGEETVGAAAGHDETVSAAFRVK